The sequence below is a genomic window from Lepus europaeus isolate LE1 chromosome 20, mLepTim1.pri, whole genome shotgun sequence.
GCACCGCAACTGACACATCTTTGTCTCAAGGCCTCGGGGGGCCCGGAGAGGATGTGGGTGCAGTAAAACCCCTGATTCCAGCCTCTCGAGGGTCTACTCAATCAtgctggagggagggagctgggcaggaatTCTGGGTGAAATGAGACCCATGCCTTAAACCCCAAGGCTATCTGTCCCGTCCGAGTCCCCACCCTGCGCACCCCTGGGCCAGCCTGAGCATCACCTTGCGCAGCGTGTGTGTCCCCCCGGCAGAGACGATGGCCTGCATCAGGGCGCTGTGCAGGGACGTGTCCTCCGGAACCGGCCTCTGGACCACAGGTCTGAACTTCTTCTTCGGCCCAAAGATGCTGAGGGGCGGGGCCCCGTCTGTGTCGTGCACATTGCTGGGTAAGGGCTGCGGTGTGTCCTTGCTTCCTGGGCTCACACACTGACCCACTGAGAGCTGACTGACAGCCCTTCCATGCTCAGTGCCGGAGCCCGAGGGCGGGCCTGGAAGCCCACGGCTGCCTAGAGCCCAGGCGGAGCCGTTCAGCAGCACCGTGCCCGAGGGGGCCTGGGTGtctgccacctgctgggtcagAGGGCGTGCCCCGTTCCGTGGGCACACGGGGTCGGACGCTGTGccaggcttctggttcctggtgcttTGCTTCCCAGTGAAACCACAAGCCTGCTCCACAGAAACATGATCCCTCCGGGAAGATCCGCCTCGCGGGAAGCCGGACCCTATGGGGACGCTGGGGAGACTGTCCCCAGGAGACGACGGCTTTCCTTGCGGGCTGCAGATGTCCCCTCGAGGGTGGGCTCCCGCGGCTGATCCCACCACACAGGTCTGCTCAGCACTGCCTTTGTGTCCCTGCGTCTCTGAGGACAGGCAGGGGGCAAGCAGAGGCTGTGCAGCCGGCGCTGGTGCTCGGCCTGCGTGGCTCTTCTCAGAACTGCCGTGCTGCTGGGCCTTCGGGGGCCCTATCCGCCTGGCTATGGCGGAGGCCACATACTGGCTGGACGTTCTCCTCTGGGGCCTGGGGAACATAACCTCCGTGCTGCCAGTGGCTGGCACCTGCGTGTGACAAGTGACCACGGAGAGCGATAGCGGCcggctcctcccctcctccaggtgCGTGCCAGCTTCCTGGGCAGCAGACTGTGGCCGCGGTGCTGTGGGCGTGTTCACTGCTCTCGGCCGGCCGTCGGGGTGCAGCGGCTGGGCCAGCACGACAGAGGCCGAGGTGGGGGCGGAGGTGCAGGTGGAGGGGGGGAcggaggtggaggcagggaggggtctCTTGGTCGGGCCCGAGGGCTTGTCCATGGAGTTGCACCTCCAGAACTCTCTGACCTTTTCGACGGGCTGAGGGTCTGCGTCTGGAGGGGATGGGGCCGAGGAGATGGTCCTGGTGTTTGTGTGGGGACTCACCAGGTCCCCGAGCTCGTCGATCATGATGGCACCCAAGGACAGGGACCCTGCTCTGTTGTAGCGCCTCGTCTCCGACTTGGCTGGGACGATTTTGTAGGTGGTGAGGCCGTGGCGGAGGCCATAGCTTCCCCCGGGGGTTTGGCCTTGTTGGTACCAGGCCAGCGGGGCTGAGATGGCACTGCTGGCCCTGCTGTCCTTCCCGGTCAGGGCCGGGGGCCTCGTGTTCTCTGTGGCCTGCGTCTTCTCACCACAGGCAGGGCCACGTGCCGGGTCTTTCTCCATGTTGCGCTCATCAGCATGAAGCCTGGAAGCAAAAGCTGTCCCCAGGGGCCCCGCTGCAGCTGAGTGCCCGTTTCTGTGGGTGGCAGATGTGGCTGATGCGTCGCGGGAAGGAGCCTGTGGGTCAGGCCCCGCTGTGCTCACCCTGGCATGGGGCTGGCTGTGCCCAGCCTGGAACGGGGACAGGTGTGCCCTCCTGCTGGCGGCATCCTCTGTGTCGAAGGAGCCGGCATTGTTGTTTCTGTTGCAAAACACGCCCAGGTCCAAGGGATCGTCAGGAACCTCCCCTATGAAGGTCACCGGGATTGCATCCGCGTCACCATCAGAGGCCGGGGCCTCCCGCGCACTGTGGTGGGATTCGCCAGTGCTGGAGCTGGTCAGCGAGTTGCTGTCTGTCCCGTAGCTCTCCTCCATGTCTGCCAGGAAGGACAAGTGCAGGTCACTGCCAGCAACGCATGTAGTCCCCAGCCCAGTCCCATCACGGCTGCAGCTACCCATGGCCCTCTGAGGCTACTTCTCAGCCCGAAAACCTGCTGCAGACGCAGGGGTTTCAAGCTCAGGGACACGGCTGTGACACAGGTCAACTTAGGGACCAGCTTGTGCACTGCGATCCCTGGAGAAACTGCCAGcacacagggaaggagagagggttcTGGGTTGGCCCCGTCTTGCTCGGGTCCCCAGGACACACACTTCTGAGTGAGCCAGGTGGCCAGGCCTCTGGGCCTCCTCCAGCTGAGCCTGAGCCTGCaaactcacagcagccagggggtggggctgggactcagCGCGACAACCCCATCCCCAGGGCAGTTTTctacttcccttccttcctttgggTTGGTTTGGAGCCTTGGCCAAGACATGATTTCTCATTCCCTTGGAGAGAAGGGTGTGGCTCATCTGGGAGAGCCTGGAGCTGTCCAGGGAGACAGCATGCACCTGCTGCGGCCTCACAGGTCTGTGTCCCATGGAGGCACCCACGGACAGTGTGCTACGAGAGGCCCAGACAGGCAGAAGTCTCTGCTCTGTGCCACTCTGCATCTCGCTAACTCATCTCGTGTTCTAGACCTTTCTGTCCAAACACAGAACATGCAAAGCACACCACCTGCAGGGAGGTCCAcgaggctgcccagggcccagaACAGCCGTCCATCAGGAACCCACGCCCACTCCAGGGCTGTCCCCTGCAGCTGTCAGCTGGGGTTCTTCTGATGACTTCCGCCCACCCTGCCGTGGGCTCCACCAGGGCAGCTGTCCCCTCTGTGCTCCAAGGCTGCTGGTTCTCACCTTCCGTGTCTCCCTCAAACTCCACCAGTGCTCTCTGGAACTGGCCCACAAGGAGGAAGTCGCTGTCGCCGTCGCCTGTGGCGGTGGCCACTCTTCCTGCTCTAGGGAGACAGAAAGGCAGGGAGCTCAGTGCTCTGAGGGTGGATGCAACGTGCTCCTCTCCGGAAAGATCTGAGCACAGGCCCATGCCCACTGCACCCCGGACACGCTGTGCATGTGTACGTTCTGTGCGGTGTGCCGGTgtgatgtgtgtacatgcacgtaTGTACATAATGCATTGTAGATGTTGTGAGTACAAGAGGGACGTGACATACACGGCAtggtgtgtggtgtctgtgtgctgtgtggtgtatgcatgtgcacagtgcatgtgctgtgtgtgtgctgtgtggtgtgtatgtacaCCCATGCTCAATTAGCTGTGTGTTATGTGAGGTGTAcctgtgtgcatatgtgtttgATGGGGTCCACGTATGTGTGCTGTTTGAACATGCATGCTGGTGattatgtgtgatgtgtggtctGTGACATATGTGGGCACACATGTGCTGCACATGTGTGATAtgcagtatgtgtgtgtacaccaaTGTTGGATGTGGTTTGTgtggttgtggtgtgtgtgtgtgcatgggtgtgtgtgatgCATAGTGTGCAGTGTATGGCTGTGCATatacctgtgctgtgtgtgtgtgtgtgctctgtggtgtaTGTACATGCACTCTGGTTGTGATGTGTGGTCTGTGACGTATGTGGGCACACATGTGCTGCACATTTGTGATATGAAGTATGTGTACACCCATGTTGGACGTGGTCTGTGtgattgtggtgtgtgtgtgcgtgggtgtgtgtgGCATAGTGTGCAGTGTATGGCTGTGCatacacctgtgctgtgtgtgttgtgtgtgtgtgtgctctgtggtgtaTGTACATGCACTCTGGTtgtgatgtgtgtgatgtgtggtctGTGATGTATGTGGGCACACATGTGCTGCACATGTGTGATAtgcagtatgtgtgtgtacaccaaTGTTGGATGTGGTTTGTGTGGTtgtggtatgtgtgtgcatgggtgtgtgtgatgCATAGTGTGCAGTGTATGGCTGTGCatacacctgtgctgtgtgtgtgtgtgtgctctgtggtgtaTGTACATGCACTCTGGTTGTGATGTGTGGTCTGTGACGTATGTGGGCACACATGTGCTGCACGTGTGTGATATGCAGTATATGTGTGTACACCCTGTTGGATGTGGTCTGTGTGATGTGTAGCACATGTGTGTACAAGTGTGCTggatgaggtgtgtgtgtgcatgtgtgagatgCGTAGAGTGTGGTGCTCCAGTGAGGTAGATCACCCACCCCCCAGGCCCACTCCCTCTGAAGTCTGTTTGAGTTGACTGCCCAAAGACCAGGCCCTGTGCCGCGAGGGCAGGTTTGCACACCTGTGCTGCACGAGCACGGGCAGGAAAGAGGCCGCGGCTGCTGAGCTTGCACACTCAGGTGGTGGCCAGGGGCTGGTCCACGTCCCACTTCGCCCCAGAGCACTCCTGTTTTTCCTGGTGTCCTGAGGCCCTGGTCAAAGGCAGCAGCGGGGGGTGCTTGCTGTCAGGAGGCcccgggagaggcaggcaggtgccCGGAGCCCCTGCCAGCACTACGAACTCGTGCCCCTCCTCCacagcagagcctggggcaggtggTGGAGGGGACAGGTGTGGGGCGCTGACCGAGCCACCCGCAGAGCTGAGCTGCATGGGCTCCTTCAAGGGGGACACAAGGTCCATGACGACGGTGACAGCTTCTACTCTTTTCCTGCAGCCCTTTGCAGAGGCTTCCTGGGAAGGTCCtggtggcccagcctggcccgtgTGCCTTCACCAAAGTGTGCAGCCACCACGTGCCAGGCCTGAACGCGGCTCCTCTCTGCGAATCATCTTATTACAACCCCCAGGAGCAATGCGTCGGGCAACGAGTGCAGTTGTCACCATCGTGCGGGCAGGAAGCTGCCCCGGTCGCCCTGGCATCCACCCCAGGTGTGCCTGTTCCAGAGCCTGGTGGTGGCCCAGCCACGTCTGGGGAGCTGGGGCTCCCCACAGCACAGGGTGTCCGGGCGATGGCCGCCCGCCTGCCCAGCCGCCAGGTCTGGCCCGATGTGCGTCACAGGGACAGGGGCATCGGCGAGACACTGCTGCCGGAACAATTGGAGAGCTGTCCTCgcagggctcctgctgccctcctCCCATTGTGCGTGGACACAGAGCTCATCTGCGATTGTGCACCCGCGGCGGAAGCGGAGGACTCTGCCGCCGACTGTTAACACGAGGGCCCACTTCCGTCGCTGCTCATCAGGCCCAGATAATGAAGCCGGAACAGCTCCGCACAGCCCTCGCTTCCGCAGCACGGGTCTCGTTCCGATCAACAAGTCTTTCTTACTCGGTGACGAGGTCCATTCGGGAGCCAAGACGTGGCTTCCAGATCCGCCTCGGCTAATGGCCTGTGACAGGCTGGACAAAGGGGCCGGCTGGAGCTGTGTGCCTGCAGACCAATTAGCAGGGGCCACGGAGGTGCGTGTCGGCCCCTCCAACTGCCTGTCCTTGGCCTTTAATTACCAAGTGCATTTTGCTCAAGTCATGTTTTTCGCTTTCATGGCGTGTGAGGGCTTCAAAAATCCACATCAgagtatttgcatttaaaaatgtaacgAACTGTACGGTAAAGGAAGAAAGGGGGATTGCTATATAAAGCAGCTTTGGAAGTGGAAAAAAGGCACTTTTAGCTGAGGGCTCTGTCCATTGTCTCTTGATAGCTCCCTGTAAGGACGTGATCCCATAGAAGGCAAAATCTGCACACAGCCAAGTTCATGGCATCCACGTGGCGAGCTCTAACACGTGCAGCCTGCACGAGGACCATGGAGTCTACGCAGAAATGCAGAGCAAGGCTTGGGGGCACCACACAGCAAGGAATCCAGACATGCAAATATCGCAGGCTGAGGGTGAAGCCAGCAGCACAGCACTGGTCTGTGGGCAGGGGAGGCAGCCACCTGGGCACAAACCCACCCAGCAGCAGGACTCACGGCAAAGCGTGAAGTACAGCGAGGAGCAAGCCTTTCCCTGGAGTTGTACTCGCTTCAGTGCAGAGCAGCTGGAGTGGCGGGCCAGCTTGTTGGCGAGCAGAGGGTAATCACAGTTCTAAAAGGCTCCTTGCATCCCCCAATGCTCAGTAGTTCCTTTCTACAAAGGAACTTAGGTATTTCTTCCATCACAAGTGGGTGTGTGACGCTCTCTGTGGTGCTGCTGAGAGCCTGGGGACCCCAGCTGTGGGGATCAGCCTGGCAGCCACcgggggtccctgcagccaggcctgagcccagCTTCCTCCCGCCCAGCTCAGCTCGGGCTCCGCTGCCCTGTAAGAGGCCTGGGCAGGCCGGTGTCCTGCTGGTTTCCCACTCAGACTCCCGAGGCTTGGCGACCTGGTGCTCGGTCAGATGCCCAGTGCCTGTGCTCCTCTTTCCTGCCTCGCCCCTCCCCTGCGTCTGCCTCCTCTGACCCCTACAGGCTGCCCCGATGCCTTTGCTCCGTGCCAGGCTCTCCTGGCCACGTCCCTTCCCCTTCGCAGTCTGGCCTTGCGCCCTGGTACTGCCACGTGGGTCTGGGCTCTGGGGCCCTGCTtgccagacagagagagggcacaTGGGaggagctgccagctgcagtgcactgTGGTCCCTGGTTGGTGTCTCCTGAGCCTGCCACGCCCCCACACCGGAGGGAGGAAGCAGTGGGCCTGTCAACCCTCTGCAGCTTCTCCTGGAGCCACGTGGCCCGGGGACTGCTGCCTGGGTGGCTCCTGTGGCAAAGCTGAAGACCCATGGCAATGCCTCTACCTCGCTTTCCTTTCAGATTTCAGGATACCACCTTTTCCTCCTCGCTCACACCATTTACTCCCTGCCAAGGGCTACAAAggggcagcccctcctcctgcttcCATAAGGCACAGGATGTGTGCCTGCCATCACCGGGCTTGGAGAGCGCTTCCCGGGCGTGCACTCCGGAGTCCCTGCGGCAGGAAGCAGTGCCTGGGTGCAGGCAGCAAGTGTGCACAGGTGTTTCTCTCCCgggcttccttcccctcctcccgccccaaCTCCCAAACAGCCAAGCTTCAGACAACGCTTCTCAACTGACAGTCTGTTGTAGGAAAACAAAGAGCAAACATAGCACAGACTCTTTACCATCAGGCTGAATGTGCGGAATAAGCTCTATCCCACGGTGCCAGCTGCTGTGGAGGACGCGGAGATGCGGGGGCCACTGCTGCATGAAACAGGACAGACGGGGACAGCACTGGGCACTTTCCTGCTGCACAGAGCCCAGGGGGTGGGCACCTCTGTGGGTCCAGCTCAGAGGGTGCTGCCCCCACCAAGGTGGGCACGCACGGCCCCTTAGCATGGGCTCACCCCACTCCcagccagacaggaagtgggagcagccatACCCAACCAGCGTCAGGGAAGCAGAGGCTTGGGGAGTTTCTTGGTTTTCATTTGTGAAGAGCGAGACGCAGAGAACAGCCTGAGTGGGAAGCACCTGAGCCACGAGACGAGCGCACAGCCTGCCCAGAGCCCCTGTCTGACGTGGCTGAGCTTCCTCTAGGGGATCTGCACAGGGCAGCTCAATAAAAAAAATCCGAGCAGAGAGAGATGTCGCTCCCAGGTAGCAACTTCACCTGCGGAGGGTTTTGAATGGAGCCTTGGACAGCGCACAATGGGTGCAGCCACACAGGTTAGCTCCCCACATGCCTGCTTCCTGTGTCCACAAAGCCTCAGGGCGCTGGAGCAACAGTGTCTAACTCAATGCACTCACACATGAGTGCGATGCAAAATCCTGCACTTacatttaaagaacaaagaaatagATGGAACTCATATGATTATCGAATTAGTTCCAAATGTAAGAAATTAATGtttaaggatttatgtatttaattattcAAAAGCATGACAAGGGAGGAGGAGATAGTGCGAGAGCGAGCAGGTGTGCACagacatccactggttgactctgcAGACGGTGCAGCACTGATGttcgggccaggccaaagccaggggccagggactccatcctggtctcccatatggatagagggccggggcccaggcactgtagccatcttcctctgacttcccaggtgcactagcagaactggaagcagagtagctgggactcaagtactctgatacaggaggcTGGTGTCACAAGAGGCAGTTTAACCAACGAAAGGGCTGCTTTTCGTTCTAGACGTGGTACACATCTCATACTTCAAACACATCTCAATTCAGACCCAGAACTTGCCAAGGGCTCAGCAGACAGACCTTGCAAGTGGCCACAGTAGTGGGCAGTGCAAGTTCTTGCATGTGTCTTAAACAGTCCCAAAGTTCAAAGGCACCGGACAGGGTCTATAATgtataaaatgtttctaaaatttcCCACAGTCTCAGAGTTCCAGACCTAGAATATGCCAACTGTGTCTAAGTGAGTTGCAGGAAGCACAGAACCCAGAGAGTAATGAGGCTTCACGGTCTAGAACACAAAAACTATGTCGAAAGTGACCAAGTCTCAGGACGCAGAGGTTGGTGGGATTTGCTAGGACGCCAGGGCCTGGTTCCCTTCTGAACCCCTCCACGAGAGCTCAGTCCCTaaggccctgcaggcagcagcacagGGTCCCACAGACACTGTTATCACCACCGTGCCCACCATATACGGACAGGCAGGGGCTGAGAAGGGACTTTAAGGCTGCCAGGAAGAGGGTGGGGGCCTCACAggggctccctgcacctgcagacGCTACACTCTGTCTTTGGGAGCGCTGTGGTTTCATTTTGGCTCCACTGTCCAAGGAAATGCCTCCATCCCACTTAGTCACTCGCTCCTTTTACCCCAAAAGGAAGGTCAGAACTCAGTACCACAACATCTACTCTCAGCTGGATAGACGGCCTCATGCAGCAAGGCTGGCTTTGGGTTTCGGGCTTGGAAACCGTGCCAGTTCCACTGTGACCtcgcctgggggagggggatgcgGTATCTTGCCTGTCTGTCCGTCCATCCTACCTCCACCATCCATcgaccatctctctctcctccatctctccatctgtcaTCCGTCTATCCTCTGGGTATTTTTCCAGCGAAAGTGTTCTACGTAAAGGGGAAGGTGACCTGGGTCAGACACAGGACACAAGACCCCCGCAAGTCAGCTGTGAACAGTGTCGCACAGTGAAAGGTCGGCTGCGCTGGTGAGGCCCCGCAACCTGCTGGGCGCTGGTCTCACGGGGCAGTGCTGCGTAGCTCAGCTTCCCCCCGAGGAAGCTGAGCCGAGGGGAGTCGCTGGCCCAAAGGCACACCGTGGACACCCGGGGGCAGGTCTGACCCGGGGCAGCCCCACGAGCCACATCTTCACCCTCGTGCCGCTGCTCTCCAGGTGTCAGGGGCACTGGTCTGGGTCCCCCTGAAGGCAGCTGCGTCTGGGGCGAGCTGTGCACAGCCTCTCTGCCTGTCACCCCCAGGGCCTCCATCGGGACGGCAACAGCCCTTGCACACCTCTTGGTCCAGGTCTGGCTCAGGCTGCGTGCTTCCTCGAGCAGAATCTCCGTACTGACGACTGCGCCAAGTCTCCCCTGCTCCAAGGCTGCCCAAGCAGCCTCTTCCACTCGGGCAGGCACACATGAGGGCAGGTGACACGTCCTGCTCCTGCTGGGATGATCCAGAGACTCAGGGAGCATCCTGCCTGTGGCCCCACAGAACACCTCTCTCATATCTGGGTAGAAATCAGCAAGATTCCCTGACCATGGACAGCGTCAGCCGAGCCAATGCCAACTCCCGCAGTGGGTCCCCAGGGGCCACAGACAGGAGCGCAGACCTGGAGGTCACTGAGCAAAGCCATGTTTCTGCACGACAAGTGACTAAAGGGAGTGTCACCGTGTTCTCTGCTGCCACAGACATAGGCAGCGTGGGGTCATCCTGACCACATGCAGCCCGTGGGAGCCGGAGGGAGGCCGGGGCCAGCAGCTGTGGCCTGATGTCCTTTGTGAGGACATACAAACTCAGCCTTAGGGTCATGCTCCAGATGCAAGGGCGAGGCTGCCCATGCGGGGTGTGTAAAACACGAGACAAAAGTCAACACAAACAAAATGCGACCTTGGTGTTGGCTGAAAATCACCCAGGTTTTGACCATGGCCATGGCTGTGGCCGTGGCTGTGGCCAAGATTCCGTGCCTAGAACCACCAGGCACTCACCTCCCATTGCTCTGGTTTGGGAAGGTGAAACCCAGGCCCTGACAGGTGgacaagaagaaataaataaaacaaaaggtgACTGACAACACAATTGATGAGTGGTTTATAAGGAAACAGTTGCAACAAAATGTGCAAAATACGGAAGCCTTTGCTCATTTTCATGATTGACTTACAAACTTTCTTTAGAACCCAGCTTACCTTCTATTTATGTTTGCACAGCAGTCTTTATTTGACCAGTTCTTAAAGTTATGTAAAAGGTGCAAAAATTGAAGGCTGAAGAGGATCAGCATGGAAGCAGGGCCATGCGCTGTGGGTGCAGAGCTGGACAAAGGCACGGGAGTGATGGAAGGGGCTGGAGATGGGGCGAGGCACACGGATCCCCAGGAAAAGGGGTGCAGGGGCGGGGCGTGGAGACAAGAGGGCTCCCCAGGCTGTCTCTCAATCATGCAAACACCATGGAGGTTTGGGAGGAAAATGACGCATTCCGTGCCATTCATGTTAAAGGTAATTACTGAACAGCAAGGTAGAATGAGAGTCAGGTCAGGCTGCAGGCACGGAGTCAGTCCACGCGCAGTAACCAATGAAACAAGGCGGGGACAAGCTCTGCTGGCCAAGCTTTCCACAAGGGCAAAGGCTGCAGAAAGGCTAAACGCTCACAGCCATAGGACAGCCAGGGTGTCACGTGACACCCTGCATGCCCGCAAGGCCCGGGAAGCTAGACAATCATACCCTGGTGTGGGCTGGACTGACAGCCGCCAGTGCGTCacaggcccaggagggcagtgctgGGCAGCGGTGTGGGGAGCAGTGCGTCACGTTCCCTAAAGTGAAGACGAATCTTTCTGATGGTCTAATAATTTCTCTTCTAGAATATTCTGTATGTATACACAGAAATCCTACAGTCTGGGAAAGAGAATGACATGCTGGCTACCAGGACAGTGGATAAGGAAATGAATGAGGGATGCCCGGCTCATCGTGGGTGACGCCTAGACACAGGGTGCTTGTGGGAGGGTGGTGGGTGCTCGGTGTTACATGTGACGGCAACACCCACGCCACAAACAGCGGAAGCCCCCGCTGAGGGGGACAGCCCCTACCCTTCCCAGGAGGGTCACCATGACAACTGGGTGTGGCCCGCTCCTCCCAGGATCACCATGGCGACATCCCCACATCTCGTCACTCACCTTGGGTTCGTGCTCCCTGGGCTGTTCCTGTCCCACGGAGGGCTCTTTGGGGGACCTAGCTCCGGGGTCCCAGCAAAGTCTTGGTCGCTGCTGTCCTCTTGGTCAGTGGCCCACTTGTCTTTGGACTTCACGCTGTCGTGCTGCGAGTCCAGGGAGACGATGTCGGAGGGGGAGCTCATCACCCCCGAGTCCTCGGTCGTGTCCTCCGAGGCGAAGCAGCTGCCCACCGACGCCGTCTCCTCCGCCTCCACGGGCACCGGCGCAACTCCGTCCACACCGGTTGGCCCTAGGGGCAGGCTCACTGGGCAAGAAACACAAGGCAAGGTCAGCAAGGCCACACCAGGCCCATGGAGCCATGCAGAGGGGCACCCACGGCCTGGCCCCTCTGGGATCAGGGACTGGGGTGCTCGAATTGGGGGGCAAAGCCTCTTTCAAACATCATGGCTTCCTCACAAAGCATCTAAGTCAGGAGGAACCACGTGTGGCTGAGGCAAAAGTCTCCCTCAAAAAAAATCAGCGTTTGCTGAGTCTGCCCTTTCGACCTGGGTTCTCCGTGCAAATACTGCAAAGCCATTCAGAAACTCAAGAGATGTGGCCGATGCAACTGTGTCCAGGCCACCCTGGGTTTGACCCAACTGTGCTGAAGTCGGTTCTTTCTAATGACATCAGGAACCACCGGACCACCTGGACCTCTAGGCAAACCAGGGAACTGTGGGACCATCTGAGAGAATGTCACAGCTCCACTCGAGGCTCGGCCTGAAAGTCCAGCGGTGCCCTCCCTGGCATCACGGCCGTGCTTAGTGCACACGGGTGGGACAGCACATTTCTGCTTAAGTCCGAGGTGATCTTGGGAGACAGCTTCCAGGAGCACTTCAGAGGCAGAACAAAGCATCCTTGGCCTAGGCTCGCCGGCCCCTGGGAACTGACACGATGAGATGCTCGGGTGGCGTTGTCAGAGCCGAGCGCCGTCCAACACGGTCTGTCCTCTGCAGACACATTACGTGCACGTGGTGTGAGTTGCCACGTTTCCCTTACTGGGCCAGGTTCTCTCAGC
It includes:
- the COBL gene encoding protein cordon-bleu isoform X2: MDAQSASAAKPPTGKKMKARAPPPPGKPAPLDALGQQRPPGSALSLQRNLVPVKEAQRDGPLDITVVLPSGLEKQSVVSGSQAMMDLLVELCLQNHLNPSHHALEVQASETRQPLSFKPNTPVGTLDVHTVFLKEKVPEEKAKPGPPKAPETSVRLVVNYLRTQKAVVRVSPEVPLQNILPIICAKCDVSPDHVVLLRDIGGEELELSKSLRELGVKELYAWDNRGETFRKSSLGNEEANKEKKTFLGFFKASKSSSSKAEQPGLSGVDSEEDTLKPAPGRGLNGCSTTPNSPSMPSRSLTLGPSLSLGNVSGVSLRSEMKKRRAPPPPSAGPPVQDKVSEKVSLGSQMDLQKKKRRAPAPPPPQPPPPPPSPLVPSRTEDSEEKRKSAVGVGRQVPQKPPRGTARGPPQLVLPPPPPYPPPDTDAAEPLGFPGEGAGSEASDLRPKLSLPLGPTGVDGVAPVPVEAEETASVGSCFASEDTTEDSGVMSSPSDIVSLDSQHDSVKSKDKWATDQEDSSDQDFAGTPELGPPKSPPWDRNSPGSTNPRAGRVATATGDGDSDFLLVGQFQRALVEFEGDTEDMEESYGTDSNSLTSSSTGESHHSAREAPASDGDADAIPVTFIGEVPDDPLDLGVFCNRNNNAGSFDTEDAASRRAHLSPFQAGHSQPHARVSTAGPDPQAPSRDASATSATHRNGHSAAAGPLGTAFASRLHADERNMEKDPARGPACGEKTQATENTRPPALTGKDSRASSAISAPLAWYQQGQTPGGSYGLRHGLTTYKIVPAKSETRRYNRAGSLSLGAIMIDELGDLVSPHTNTRTISSAPSPPDADPQPVEKVREFWRCNSMDKPSGPTKRPLPASTSVPPSTCTSAPTSASVVLAQPLHPDGRPRAVNTPTAPRPQSAAQEAGTHLEEGRSRPLSLSVVTCHTQVPATGSTEVMFPRPQRRTSSQYVASAIARRIGPPKAQQHGSSEKSHAGRAPAPAAQPLLAPCLSSETQGHKGSAEQTCVVGSAAGAHPRGDICSPQGKPSSPGDSLPSVPIGSGFPRGGSSRRDHVSVEQACGFTGKQSTRNQKPGTASDPVCPRNGARPLTQQVADTQAPSGTVLLNGSAWALGSRGLPGPPSGSGTEHGRAVSQLSVGQCVSPGSKDTPQPLPSNVHDTDGAPPLSIFGPKKKFRPVVQRPVPEDTSLHSALMQAIVSAGGTHTLRKTAELNVERGPKKPSYTEAESERSALLAAIRGHSGSRSLRKVSSSASEELQIFRDAARSAAGPGDPWQEDPAPPPPPALPPPALPASRALSASGAASRSSTGTLDNPVDARQALMDAIRSGTGAARLKKVPLLV